The Spirochaetota bacterium genome has a segment encoding these proteins:
- a CDS encoding bifunctional nuclease family protein produces the protein MEENIIEVEIEDIVMANTSFAMIFYDRVSNRVLPIFIGPFEANGILFKLQEMKFPRPLTYDLIRNILDSLGSYVEKVVINDIRDNTFYANLYINFQGNIIQIDSRPSDAVAIALRFNAPIYVSQHVMDIASVHRSEYVSQAYGRSLQQKDVGNEPTTEQTQSTTRSRSTGQPRRTKKEVMLEELQRELEKAVMEERYEDAAKIRDEINKLQNKEQQD, from the coding sequence ATGGAAGAAAACATAATTGAGGTTGAAATAGAAGACATTGTAATGGCAAATACAAGTTTTGCTATGATATTTTACGATAGGGTTAGCAACAGAGTTCTACCAATTTTTATAGGACCTTTTGAGGCGAATGGAATACTCTTCAAACTACAGGAGATGAAGTTTCCAAGACCTCTTACCTATGACCTCATAAGGAATATTCTTGATAGCCTAGGAAGTTATGTTGAGAAGGTTGTAATAAACGACATAAGGGATAACACTTTCTATGCTAATCTGTATATAAACTTTCAAGGTAATATCATACAGATAGACTCAAGACCTAGTGACGCTGTTGCGATAGCGTTGAGGTTTAACGCACCTATATATGTATCCCAACATGTAATGGATATTGCTTCTGTCCATAGGTCTGAGTATGTAAGTCAGGCTTATGGTAGGTCACTACAACAGAAGGATGTAGGCAACGAACCAACTACTGAACAAACACAATCTACAACACGTTCAAGGTCAACGGGGCAACCAAGAAGAACTAAGAAAGAAGTCATGCTTGAGGAACTACAGAGAGAGTTAGAGAAAGCCGTAATGGAAGAAAGATACGAAGATGCAGCAAAGATAAGAGACGAGATAAACAAACTCCAAAACAAAGAACAGCAAGATTAG
- a CDS encoding HAMP domain-containing histidine kinase has product MVRQYVLISIFIAVILITSVIISEWVYTLSFGAVNRVSNFVVVSLVVVSFFTSILLIFKSVRDLIASKLGSRIRLRLIVLFVFTSSISSIILSTIFVSTVDAIRSVNETREGERVSQMSREILKHLSVFYKDMFVEIETSLDKPSKGVKVLTISGSTQVSDKVEKEIINQVLKTFATEGKSIIVVDDKEYGFVFRRDRDYKVAYKQVDNEIYEIKKGISKILQVSSNSEFIFYDIFGNYFLVILILLNIPSLFVSILIAYLFAEYVSTGISRLSEGMNELSKGNLQYKISEKWAVDEVRDLIKNFNIMTLKLLEAQYRVSKMEKMELWKDIARKIAHEIKNPLTPIKLSIQRLLLDTEKENFKQKVVSSLSLILEEVDRIDNLITQLSNFAKIPQPNPSNFSFTTIVESLKSLFSEQGIEIEYIVEGDDNIYADFDQIKQCLINLVKNGIDASQGLSNRITIKFSRKPESCVISVRDYGVGIPDDMKDKILKPYITTKKTGSGLGLSIVETIVINHNGKLYFDSAVGKGSEFFIEIPSSY; this is encoded by the coding sequence ATGGTAAGGCAGTATGTTCTAATATCCATTTTCATAGCAGTGATTTTAATAACTTCTGTGATAATATCAGAATGGGTATATACTCTTTCTTTCGGAGCAGTAAATAGAGTTTCAAACTTTGTAGTGGTATCTTTAGTAGTTGTTTCATTCTTCACATCAATACTTCTAATTTTTAAGTCTGTAAGAGATCTAATAGCGTCAAAATTAGGTTCAAGAATAAGGCTTAGGCTTATAGTTCTGTTCGTATTCACGAGTAGCATATCAAGTATTATCTTATCAACGATCTTTGTATCAACAGTGGATGCTATAAGGTCGGTTAATGAAACAAGAGAGGGTGAGAGAGTATCTCAAATGTCGAGAGAGATATTAAAACATTTGTCAGTATTCTACAAAGATATGTTTGTTGAGATAGAGACATCATTAGATAAACCATCAAAAGGTGTTAAAGTTTTAACTATTTCAGGTTCAACTCAAGTTTCAGACAAGGTTGAGAAAGAGATAATTAATCAAGTTCTTAAAACATTTGCTACTGAAGGAAAAAGTATAATAGTTGTTGATGATAAGGAGTATGGGTTTGTGTTTAGAAGAGATAGGGACTATAAGGTTGCTTATAAGCAAGTTGATAATGAGATATACGAAATCAAGAAAGGAATATCAAAAATACTTCAGGTGTCAAGTAATAGTGAGTTCATATTCTACGATATTTTTGGGAATTACTTTTTAGTAATCCTGATTCTTTTGAATATACCATCACTTTTCGTATCAATACTAATAGCGTATTTGTTTGCTGAATACGTCTCAACAGGTATATCAAGGTTAAGTGAGGGGATGAACGAATTGTCAAAGGGTAATCTTCAATACAAAATATCAGAGAAATGGGCTGTTGATGAAGTTAGGGATTTGATAAAAAACTTTAACATAATGACACTAAAACTTCTTGAAGCACAATACAGGGTAAGTAAAATGGAAAAAATGGAACTGTGGAAGGACATTGCTAGGAAAATTGCACACGAGATAAAAAATCCTCTAACGCCGATAAAATTATCAATCCAAAGACTACTTCTGGATACTGAAAAAGAAAACTTCAAACAAAAAGTAGTATCCAGTCTATCGTTAATACTTGAAGAGGTTGATAGGATTGATAATCTTATAACTCAACTATCAAACTTTGCGAAAATACCTCAACCAAACCCTTCAAATTTTAGTTTCACTACTATCGTTGAGAGTTTGAAATCACTGTTTTCTGAACAAGGGATTGAGATAGAGTATATTGTTGAAGGTGATGATAATATATACGCAGACTTTGATCAAATAAAGCAGTGTTTGATAAACCTTGTGAAGAATGGTATTGATGCATCTCAAGGACTTTCAAACAGGATCACTATAAAGTTTTCTAGAAAGCCTGAATCCTGTGTTATAAGTGTTAGAGACTATGGAGTTGGTATTCCGGATGATATGAAAGACAAAATACTAAAGCCTTACATAACAACAAAAAAAACGGGTAGCGGGCTTGGACTCTCAATAGTTGAAACAATTGTTATAAATCACAATGGGAAACTATACTTTGATTCTGCGGTAGGCAAGGGTAGTGAGTTCTTTATTGAGATACCTTCATCTTACTAA